From Planctomycetia bacterium, the proteins below share one genomic window:
- a CDS encoding ATP-binding protein, which yields MDASAEENRELIADFVDEALSSMTDLAVRLETHRANPADADAINAVFRSVHSIKGCAGFLNLLAIKTFSHALENTLDEIRQQRLELTSDLLRALVLGFDLLSEMLNAALAGEVAEELGDREHELLERVATLSAGAIVPHPTSEESLLASILALADEMSGAPELSLWVERLRKAAVAARLQGVETPSEAAPASSARPAANQTADEPSTNAEAARPTAAEAGGAQSRGRLVRVKEERLDEFLDHVSGLFITGEMLKDLHSRMRESRQMTSLVEEMRQINRAFASQTTNLQQRLVSLRRVSVAGLFAKFPRMARGLADQLGKQIDVHVSGEEVEIDKNLVEELDSPLTHMIRNVVDHGIEGPADRVKRGVGEVGNLWLHAEQTRTHVRLTVRDDGRGVDPERMRRKAVEKGMLTEVQARALSDQEATELIFAAGFSTAEKLSDISGRGVGMDVVRTTVREHNGDVHVESKVNVGTTFTITIPIRSGVLVVDGLLTETSGEKFVLPFEHLLEITFLKRSELTDVQGSLAARIRGNTYGAVHLSDVLELPKAEMQPNDILSVVLVGCKFGKLCLIVDRVLGHRQVVVNNVQDVLPCSSRLAGVAQLGGGRLALLLSVPEIVRQLHLHTR from the coding sequence GTGGACGCGAGTGCGGAAGAAAATCGCGAGTTGATCGCCGATTTCGTCGACGAGGCCCTGTCATCGATGACGGACCTCGCTGTGCGACTGGAGACGCACCGCGCGAACCCAGCCGATGCGGATGCCATCAACGCGGTGTTTCGTTCGGTGCATTCCATCAAGGGTTGCGCCGGCTTTCTCAATCTGTTGGCCATCAAGACGTTCTCCCACGCGTTAGAAAACACGCTGGACGAGATCCGCCAGCAACGGCTCGAATTGACCAGCGATCTCCTACGCGCGCTCGTGCTGGGGTTCGACTTGCTCAGCGAGATGCTCAACGCGGCGCTGGCTGGCGAAGTGGCCGAGGAGTTGGGCGATCGCGAACATGAATTGCTGGAGCGTGTCGCGACGTTGAGCGCGGGGGCGATCGTACCTCATCCGACGTCCGAAGAATCGCTGCTCGCGTCGATCCTCGCGCTCGCCGACGAAATGTCGGGAGCGCCCGAGCTATCTCTCTGGGTCGAGCGACTGCGCAAAGCCGCGGTCGCGGCGCGCCTGCAGGGCGTCGAAACGCCAAGCGAAGCGGCGCCTGCGTCATCGGCACGGCCCGCGGCGAACCAAACCGCTGACGAACCGTCAACGAATGCGGAGGCCGCGCGGCCCACAGCGGCCGAAGCGGGAGGCGCACAATCGCGCGGCCGGTTGGTGCGCGTCAAGGAAGAGCGGCTCGACGAATTTCTCGATCATGTGTCCGGCTTGTTCATCACTGGCGAAATGCTCAAGGATCTGCACTCGCGGATGCGCGAGAGCCGGCAGATGACTTCGCTCGTCGAAGAAATGCGCCAGATCAACCGCGCCTTCGCTTCGCAAACGACCAATCTGCAACAACGGCTCGTGTCCCTACGCCGCGTGTCGGTGGCCGGCTTGTTCGCCAAGTTTCCGCGCATGGCGCGCGGCCTGGCCGACCAGCTCGGCAAGCAAATCGACGTGCACGTCAGCGGCGAAGAAGTCGAGATCGACAAGAACCTGGTCGAAGAGCTCGATTCCCCGCTGACGCACATGATTCGCAACGTGGTGGATCACGGCATCGAAGGCCCGGCCGACCGCGTTAAGCGCGGCGTCGGCGAAGTAGGCAACCTCTGGTTGCACGCCGAACAGACACGCACGCACGTGCGCCTAACCGTGCGCGACGACGGCCGCGGTGTGGATCCGGAGCGAATGCGCCGTAAAGCGGTCGAGAAAGGAATGCTCACCGAGGTTCAGGCCCGCGCGCTGAGCGATCAGGAAGCGACCGAGTTGATCTTCGCCGCGGGCTTCTCGACCGCGGAAAAACTCTCGGACATCTCGGGGCGCGGCGTCGGCATGGACGTCGTTCGCACCACGGTTCGCGAGCACAATGGCGACGTGCATGTCGAGTCGAAGGTGAACGTCGGCACGACGTTCACAATCACCATCCCGATTCGTAGCGGCGTCCTGGTCGTCGACGGGCTGTTGACCGAAACGTCCGGCGAAAAGTTCGTGCTCCCGTTCGAGCACTTGCTGGAAATTACCTTCCTGAAGCGTTCCGAACTCACCGACGTGCAAGGCTCGCTGGCCGCGCGGATTCGCGGCAATACCTACGGCGCGGTGCATCTCTCCGACGTCCTGGAACTCCCCAAAGCCGAGATGCAACCGAACGACATCCTCAGTGTCGTGCTGGTCGGCTGCAAGTTCGGCAAGCTCTGCCTGATCGTCGACCGCGTGCTCGGCCACCGCCAGGTCGTGGTCAACAATGTCCAGGACGTCCTCCCGTGCAGCTCCCGACTCGCCGGCGTCGCCCAACTGGGCGGCGGTCGACTGGCGCTCTTGCTGAGCGTGCCTGAGATCGTGCGTCAGCTTCACTTGCACACGCGCTAG
- a CDS encoding DedA family protein encodes MYDYVLEFFSQGTSAYGGIVLILVLTGAGLPIPEEIPVIAAGVLSGHGTLHVGLAFAACLVGALAGDCVMYGLGRYFGRSLLRERHWFAPFLTPEREALIEEHIKRHGLKVFFLARFLVGLRSPVFLAAGILRVPFRRFILIDLFCATVVISFFFSLGYIFAYKIREWLQAIRQAEYALSGSLLAVIAVVGLYFYVRRRRARADALRDGAAGGELPNAAKEQTKSVA; translated from the coding sequence ATGTACGATTACGTGCTCGAGTTTTTCAGCCAAGGTACGTCCGCCTACGGCGGCATCGTACTGATTTTGGTGCTGACGGGCGCCGGCCTCCCGATCCCCGAAGAAATCCCCGTGATCGCGGCGGGAGTCCTCAGCGGGCACGGGACGCTCCATGTCGGCCTGGCCTTCGCGGCCTGCTTGGTCGGTGCATTGGCGGGCGACTGTGTTATGTACGGCCTCGGCCGCTATTTCGGCCGCTCGCTGCTGCGAGAACGCCATTGGTTCGCCCCGTTTCTGACGCCCGAGCGCGAAGCCCTCATCGAGGAGCACATCAAACGGCATGGGCTGAAGGTCTTCTTCCTGGCCCGCTTTCTCGTCGGCTTGCGGTCGCCCGTTTTCCTCGCGGCCGGCATCCTGCGCGTGCCATTTCGACGGTTCATCCTGATCGACTTGTTCTGCGCGACCGTGGTGATCTCGTTCTTCTTTTCCCTCGGCTACATCTTCGCATACAAGATTCGCGAGTGGCTCCAGGCCATCCGGCAGGCCGAATACGCGCTCAGCGGATCGCTGCTGGCCGTCATCGCCGTGGTCGGGCTTTATTTCTATGTCCGTCGCCGCCGTGCGCGCGCGGACGCGCTACGCGACGGCGCCGCTGGCGGCGAGCTGCCGAACGCCGCCAAAGAACAAACCAAAAGCGTGGCGTAA